TCGCCTGTTTACGGGACTATGCCGCTGCCCGCATTAATCTGATTCGGGATATGGCTCAGGATCGTTCCCAGAATTTTCTGATTGGCTTAGCGTAGGGCTACCTCTTTGGAGCTTGACTGCGGATTGGGGCCTGATCTGCGTAGGAGATATCCCAGGCCAGTGGTTGCGGGATATTAAGAGCTTTAGAATTAAAGCTATACCTGAATTGATGTTGGAATTTCCCAGTGACTCTTGCTGTTGCCCCGACCTTAACCCCCACACTTGAAGCCCTTGATCTGTCGCAGCGTCCCGATTCCCTCGGTCGTTTTGGGCAATTTGGCGGTAAATATGTCCCTGAAACCCTGATGCCAGCCCTGACAGAATTAGAGCAAGCCTACAGTCAATACAAAACCAACCCGGAATTTCAGGCCGAACTCTCCCAATTGTTACGAGACTATGTGGGGCGGGCCACGCCGTTATATTTTGCTGAACGTTTAACCCAGCACTATGCCCCGGCCGATGGTAACGGCCCCAAAATTTATTTAAAGCGGGAAGATTTGAATCATACGGGCGCACATAAAATTAATAATGCTCTTGGCCAAGTCCTGCTGGCAAAACGGATGGGGAAAAAGCGAATTATTGCCGAAACAGGGGCCGGTCAACATGGGGTTGCGACTGCGACAGTTTGTGCCCGCTTTGGCCTGGAATGCATCATCTATATGGGGGTGCAGGATATGGAACGCCAGGCCTTGAATGTCTTTCGGATGCGTCTGTTAGGGGCCACCGTTGAACCCGTCAGCAGTGGGACTGGAACCCTCAAAGATGCCACCTCCCAGGCCATTCGGGATTGGGTCACCAATGTGGAAACGACTCACTATATTTTGGGTTCCGTGGCAGGCCCCCATCCCTATCCGATGATTGTGCGAGACTTTCATGCGGTGATTGGCCAAGAAACCCGGCAACAGTGCTTAGAAAAATGGGGCGGGCTACCGGATATTCTCCTGGCCTGTGTCGGGGGTGGCTCTAATGCGATGGGATTGTTCCATGAATTTGTCCCCGAAACTCAAGTGCGGTTAATGGGCGTGGAAGCGGCTGGCTCAGGGATTAATACGGGACATCATGCCGCCACTCTCACCCAAGGGCAAGTTGGGGTTCTCCACGGAGCCATGAGCTACCTTCTCCAGGATGATGATGGCCAAGTCCTCGAGGCTCATTCCATTAGTGCTGGCCTGGATTATCCGGGAGTTGGCCCCGAACATAGCTATTTGAAAGATTTGGGTCGAGCCGAATATTACAGTGTCACCGATGATCAAGCCTTAGAGGCACTGCAACGGTTATCCCAATTGGAAGGGATTATTCCGGCCCTAGAAACAGCCCATGCCCTCGCCTATTTAGAGGTTCTCTGCCCCCAACTGACTAATGGTGAGCGGATTGTGATTAACTGCTCTGGGCGGGGGGATAAGGA
Above is a window of Pseudocalidococcus azoricus BACA0444 DNA encoding:
- the trpB gene encoding tryptophan synthase subunit beta, encoding MSQRPDSLGRFGQFGGKYVPETLMPALTELEQAYSQYKTNPEFQAELSQLLRDYVGRATPLYFAERLTQHYAPADGNGPKIYLKREDLNHTGAHKINNALGQVLLAKRMGKKRIIAETGAGQHGVATATVCARFGLECIIYMGVQDMERQALNVFRMRLLGATVEPVSSGTGTLKDATSQAIRDWVTNVETTHYILGSVAGPHPYPMIVRDFHAVIGQETRQQCLEKWGGLPDILLACVGGGSNAMGLFHEFVPETQVRLMGVEAAGSGINTGHHAATLTQGQVGVLHGAMSYLLQDDDGQVLEAHSISAGLDYPGVGPEHSYLKDLGRAEYYSVTDDQALEALQRLSQLEGIIPALETAHALAYLEVLCPQLTNGERIVINCSGRGDKDVQTVAKYLTEKSE